A portion of the Chryseobacterium tructae genome contains these proteins:
- a CDS encoding alpha-ketoglutarate-dependent dioxygenase AlkB family protein, translating into MSQLSLFDAEELYEFPKDLLEYRESFLSREEADLLKNKLLETAPWEQRTQKMYDKMVLTPRLTAWYGDSKYNDSEADKKPTNPWTPELFSLKQRIEKEFGCQFNGVLLNLYRDHNDSVAWHRDKESRYGKRPVIASISLGQTRNFDFRKKDHHQSKYSLPLPHASLLIMKGDLQENWEHRIAKSNIRMKERINLTFRLIKAG; encoded by the coding sequence ATGAGTCAGCTTAGTTTATTTGATGCAGAAGAGTTGTATGAGTTTCCAAAAGACCTTTTGGAATACAGAGAGAGTTTTCTGAGTAGGGAAGAAGCCGATCTGCTTAAAAACAAATTGTTGGAAACTGCTCCCTGGGAACAGCGTACTCAAAAAATGTATGATAAGATGGTGCTTACTCCAAGATTGACCGCTTGGTATGGGGATTCAAAATATAATGATTCTGAAGCAGATAAAAAGCCAACCAATCCATGGACTCCTGAATTGTTTTCATTAAAACAAAGAATTGAAAAGGAATTTGGCTGCCAATTCAATGGGGTTCTGTTAAATCTATACCGTGATCATAATGACTCCGTTGCCTGGCATCGGGATAAGGAAAGCCGATATGGAAAACGACCTGTCATTGCATCCATCAGCCTTGGACAAACCAGAAACTTTGATTTCAGAAAGAAAGACCATCATCAGAGTAAATATAGTCTGCCACTGCCTCACGCATCACTACTCATTATGAAAGGAGATCTTCAAGAAAACTGGGAGCATCGCATTGCGAAATCAAATATACGAATGAAAGAACGCATTAATCTGACTTTTCGTCTGATAAAAGCAGGATAA
- a CDS encoding XRE family transcriptional regulator: MSKFSDNIVFLRGKKNMTQQELADLLILTRSRYVAYEYGRTEPPIEILLRISKFYNISIDLLLTVDVRKFSIEELMELPENRIVLPIKVDLDGNNQIEIIPQKASMGYLNGYGDPEYIESLETISLPFLKGGKFRAFPADGDSMPPYKNGTYIVGKYVENLSDLKTDRTYVFITTNDGISYKRFQFHEADGIWVKADNQFYEPYKIPLPEIKEIWEFACSINTKEYEPDEFAEHHIQNFITEIKTDIRQIKEKMGDKN, encoded by the coding sequence ATGTCAAAATTCTCTGATAACATCGTGTTTTTGAGAGGAAAGAAAAATATGACTCAGCAAGAACTGGCAGATCTATTAATTCTTACCCGATCCAGATATGTCGCCTATGAATATGGCAGAACAGAACCTCCTATTGAAATATTGCTTAGAATTTCAAAATTCTATAACATAAGCATCGACTTATTGTTGACTGTAGATGTCAGAAAATTTTCTATCGAGGAACTCATGGAGCTTCCTGAGAATAGGATTGTTCTGCCTATAAAGGTTGATCTAGATGGAAACAATCAGATTGAGATTATCCCCCAAAAAGCTTCTATGGGCTACTTGAATGGCTATGGAGATCCGGAATACATAGAAAGTCTGGAGACCATATCATTACCTTTTTTAAAAGGTGGTAAGTTCAGGGCATTTCCAGCTGATGGAGATTCAATGCCCCCCTATAAGAACGGAACCTATATCGTAGGAAAATATGTAGAAAATCTTTCGGATTTGAAAACGGACAGAACGTATGTTTTCATTACCACCAATGATGGTATCAGTTACAAAAGGTTTCAGTTTCATGAAGCAGATGGTATATGGGTGAAGGCTGACAATCAATTTTATGAGCCTTATAAAATTCCATTGCCTGAAATTAAAGAGATCTGGGAATTTGCCTGTAGTATTAATACCAAAGAATATGAGCCTGATGAATTTGCAGAACACCATATTCAAAATTTTATCACAGAAATTAAAACTGATATCAGACAGATCAAAGAAAAAATGGGAGATAAGAATTGA
- the dinB gene encoding DNA polymerase IV, with protein sequence MERAIVHMDLDTFFVSCERLKNSELEKKPVIIGGGDRGVVASCSYETRFFGVRSAMPIKMALRLCPEAKVIKGDMEMYSNMSHMVTEIIQEKVPVVEKASIDEFYLDLSGMDQFFGCYKWTYEIAESVQKNTGLPISFALSANKTVSKIGTGESKPTGRFEVKQRDIQSFLNPLSVKKIPMVGDVTFQLLSRLGIRTIQTLSEMPVDVLQQLIGKNGNELWKKANGIDENPVVPYSERKSISTEDTFAQDSIDIQGIQSILSGMVEKLCYQLRAEKWLVSVVVVKLRYANFDTETKQCRIPYTSADHTLLRYVLDLFKKVYTRRMRIRLVGVKFTGLVHGCHQMDLFEDTEELISLYQTMDKIKNRFGTSSVGRASGLLK encoded by the coding sequence ATGGAAAGAGCAATTGTACATATGGATTTGGATACGTTCTTTGTTTCCTGTGAAAGGCTGAAAAACTCCGAATTGGAGAAAAAGCCTGTGATCATCGGAGGTGGAGACCGTGGTGTAGTGGCGTCCTGCTCTTATGAAACCCGTTTTTTCGGAGTCAGAAGCGCCATGCCGATTAAAATGGCTTTACGGTTGTGTCCCGAAGCTAAAGTAATTAAGGGAGATATGGAAATGTATTCCAACATGTCCCATATGGTAACGGAAATTATCCAGGAAAAAGTTCCTGTTGTGGAAAAGGCAAGTATCGATGAATTTTATTTGGATCTTTCTGGAATGGATCAGTTTTTCGGATGCTATAAGTGGACATATGAAATCGCAGAAAGTGTACAGAAAAATACAGGTTTACCAATAAGTTTTGCGTTGTCTGCCAATAAAACCGTATCCAAAATCGGAACCGGGGAATCAAAACCAACCGGAAGGTTTGAAGTCAAACAGCGTGACATTCAATCGTTCTTGAACCCACTTTCGGTAAAGAAGATTCCTATGGTTGGCGATGTTACCTTTCAGCTGCTGTCAAGATTGGGGATCAGAACGATACAAACGCTTTCAGAAATGCCTGTTGACGTTCTTCAACAGCTGATTGGTAAAAATGGAAATGAACTCTGGAAAAAAGCAAACGGAATTGACGAAAATCCTGTGGTTCCTTATTCGGAAAGAAAATCTATTTCTACAGAAGATACTTTTGCCCAGGATAGCATCGATATTCAAGGTATTCAAAGTATACTCTCAGGAATGGTTGAAAAGCTCTGTTATCAGCTCAGGGCAGAGAAATGGCTGGTGTCAGTAGTGGTGGTAAAACTCCGCTACGCCAATTTTGATACGGAAACCAAACAATGCAGGATACCCTATACTTCAGCTGATCATACCCTGCTCAGGTATGTTTTGGACCTATTCAAAAAAGTATATACCAGACGTATGAGAATAAGACTGGTCGGAGTAAAGTTTACCGGACTGGTTCACGGATGCCATCAGATGGATCTCTTTGAAGATACGGAAGAACTGATCTCCTTGTACCAAACGATGGATAAAATCAAGAACAGGTTTGGAACTTCAAGTGTAGGAAGAGCCTCAGGTTTATTAAAATAA
- a CDS encoding SDR family NAD(P)-dependent oxidoreductase, whose amino-acid sequence MEGCNIVIVARGQKGIDEVVELCKGMGVEVLGISADTSVAADIERVAEETLARFGRIDIWINNAGVMASGKFEEIPMEIHEQVIKTNLFGYMHGAYNAIKIFKKQNEGILINNVSIGGYMPAPYSSVYSATKYGIKGMMDGLQGEISNYAAIHICNLYPQLQKSTGNLHSAKYSGFKMSIPPIASDPRDTAAKMVELARKPKKDLFPDFRSYAITSIYRLFPKLVINSASAGVRLMMKIKNGPEVSGNILEPSQDPHKIYGTPPLNTSKSVKVAILVGIVAGFAVIGLKKGFANKKS is encoded by the coding sequence TTGGAAGGGTGCAATATAGTTATCGTAGCCAGAGGACAGAAAGGTATAGATGAAGTGGTTGAGCTTTGCAAAGGAATGGGAGTAGAGGTACTGGGAATTTCCGCCGATACATCCGTTGCTGCAGATATAGAACGAGTAGCAGAAGAGACCTTGGCCCGATTTGGCAGGATTGATATTTGGATAAATAATGCAGGGGTAATGGCGAGTGGAAAATTTGAAGAGATTCCAATGGAGATTCACGAACAGGTTATTAAAACTAATCTATTTGGCTATATGCATGGTGCTTACAATGCCATTAAAATTTTCAAAAAACAGAATGAAGGGATATTGATAAATAATGTTTCTATAGGCGGATATATGCCAGCACCTTACAGCTCTGTGTACTCAGCAACGAAGTACGGTATCAAAGGGATGATGGATGGTCTTCAAGGTGAGATTTCAAATTATGCAGCCATTCATATCTGTAATTTGTACCCTCAACTTCAAAAATCTACCGGGAATCTTCATTCTGCAAAATATTCGGGGTTCAAGATGAGTATACCTCCCATTGCTTCAGATCCAAGGGATACTGCTGCAAAAATGGTTGAATTAGCCAGGAAACCGAAAAAAGATTTATTTCCTGATTTCAGATCTTATGCAATTACATCAATTTACAGGCTTTTTCCCAAATTAGTAATCAATTCAGCATCAGCTGGTGTACGTTTAATGATGAAAATAAAGAATGGTCCTGAAGTATCCGGGAATATACTTGAGCCTTCTCAAGACCCACACAAAATATACGGTACACCTCCTTTAAATACTTCCAAAAGCGTTAAAGTAGCTATATTAGTTGGAATTGTGGCCGGCTTTGCCGTAATAGGATTAAAAAAAGGTTTTGCCAATAAAAAAAGTTAG
- a CDS encoding NAD(P)/FAD-dependent oxidoreductase — protein MKKHIVIIGGGFAGINFIKTIAKSNDFIITLVDRNNYHFFPPLIYQVATAFIEPSHISYPFRKLFSDYTNVQYHMGIFISINTELQIIETDTGSIAYDHAIFALGTETNFFGLDHVQECALPMKTINEALYIKNHLLLNLEKASRNQDENKAERLQNIVIAGGGPTGVELAGMIAEMGAFVAEKEYPEIELNLSHLYLIDALPSLLAPMSDAAKKTAYDNLKRLGVNILLNVSVKDYVEGNVILSDGRKIKTETLIWTSGVIGREVLGIPETSIGKGRRLLVDEYNRVLGFNNVWALGDICLQLTDKNYPKGHPQLAQVAIQQAKLAAKNFIKLRNEKPLQSFVYKDKGSMAIISKYKAVVDLPKFSYTGFFAWLTWLFIHIIPLTGFRNRVRLALEWFRLFITNNPSIRMILQPGKNGQNNKN, from the coding sequence ATGAAAAAACATATTGTCATCATAGGAGGAGGTTTTGCAGGTATTAATTTCATCAAAACTATTGCTAAATCTAATGATTTCATCATTACATTGGTTGACCGAAATAATTACCATTTCTTTCCTCCGTTAATTTATCAGGTAGCTACTGCATTTATTGAACCTTCACATATCAGCTATCCATTCAGAAAGTTATTCTCAGATTATACAAATGTTCAGTATCATATGGGAATTTTTATATCCATTAATACAGAACTTCAGATCATTGAGACCGATACCGGTTCAATAGCATATGATCATGCGATTTTTGCGCTGGGAACCGAAACTAATTTTTTTGGGCTAGATCATGTACAAGAGTGTGCATTGCCTATGAAAACTATTAATGAAGCCTTATATATTAAAAACCACTTACTGCTGAACCTTGAAAAAGCTTCAAGAAATCAAGATGAGAATAAAGCAGAAAGGTTACAGAATATTGTGATTGCAGGGGGTGGGCCTACCGGAGTTGAACTGGCAGGGATGATTGCAGAGATGGGTGCTTTTGTCGCAGAAAAGGAATATCCTGAAATTGAACTTAACCTCTCCCATCTTTATCTGATCGATGCGCTCCCATCGTTGTTGGCTCCTATGAGTGATGCTGCAAAAAAAACCGCATATGATAATTTAAAAAGACTCGGCGTTAATATTCTTCTGAACGTTTCAGTAAAAGATTACGTTGAGGGAAATGTTATCCTATCAGACGGAAGAAAAATAAAAACAGAAACACTCATCTGGACCTCCGGAGTAATCGGTCGTGAAGTATTGGGTATTCCCGAAACGAGTATAGGTAAAGGAAGAAGATTATTAGTTGATGAATACAACAGAGTTTTAGGGTTTAATAATGTCTGGGCATTAGGAGATATCTGTTTGCAGTTAACAGATAAAAATTATCCTAAAGGACATCCTCAGCTTGCTCAGGTTGCTATTCAACAAGCAAAATTAGCCGCTAAAAATTTTATAAAACTCCGTAATGAGAAACCTTTACAGTCTTTTGTGTATAAAGACAAAGGCAGCATGGCTATTATTTCAAAATACAAAGCCGTGGTTGATCTGCCTAAATTCTCTTATACAGGTTTTTTCGCATGGCTTACCTGGCTTTTTATACATATCATTCCCTTGACAGGCTTTAGAAACAGAGTAAGGCTTGCCTTGGAATGGTTCAGATTATTTATAACCAATAATCCTTCTATAAGAATGATTTTGCAACCTGGCAAAAATGGTCAGAATAATAAAAATTAA
- a CDS encoding PA2169 family four-helix-bundle protein gives MENNKTISALNELLHITNDRIKGFESVEGKVWESYSDLKGEYDKMISQSKIMKNEIINLITERGGNPDEESSSLAGSLHRTWIDIKNSIPTSNSDKETLENVVFGEKHAIEAYDNALKSGDLCSESSKIIAEQLRQLRISYHQFNNIEHYKKKDE, from the coding sequence ATGGAAAATAATAAAACAATTTCAGCACTTAATGAATTACTTCATATTACCAATGACAGAATTAAAGGTTTTGAAAGCGTAGAAGGAAAAGTTTGGGAAAGCTATTCTGATCTAAAGGGTGAATATGATAAAATGATCTCTCAGTCAAAAATAATGAAGAATGAAATTATTAATCTCATTACTGAAAGAGGTGGAAATCCTGATGAGGAATCATCATCATTGGCTGGTAGTCTACACCGGACTTGGATCGATATTAAAAATTCCATACCGACAAGTAATAGTGATAAAGAAACCTTGGAGAATGTAGTTTTTGGTGAAAAACATGCCATTGAAGCATACGATAATGCATTAAAAAGCGGTGATCTTTGTAGCGAAAGTTCAAAGATAATTGCGGAACAGTTGAGACAGCTGCGCATTTCTTACCATCAGTTCAATAACATTGAACATTATAAAAAGAAAGATGAATAA
- a CDS encoding YihY/virulence factor BrkB family protein: protein MKAINNFWEILKGTYKDWSARDLGTEAASLAYTAIFSIPGLLIIVIWLTGIFFGEEAVRGEITKLIGSMMGKDVGKSLEEMVVAGMVDKKNIVMKIIGIVTLVFGATSLFFQFQKSLNKLWDIVATPKKAWEKYLLDRANSLGMIIVIAFLMLITLLLSSFIGLANDWVIHRFGLETLVLVNIINIVVGFLVTLFLLAAMFKILPDVELQWKSVWVGAAVTAALFTLGKYILTFYFETFNPSSAFGTAGTVILLLLWINYTCQIIFFGAEFTKVYAKKMGHQLKPSKHAKWSPQIVSKEDSKNIVTAEKTPDKTVKDSTI, encoded by the coding sequence ATGAAAGCAATTAATAATTTTTGGGAAATACTTAAAGGTACATACAAGGACTGGAGTGCACGGGATCTGGGAACCGAGGCTGCCAGCTTAGCATATACCGCCATTTTTTCGATTCCTGGGCTCTTAATTATAGTGATATGGCTCACGGGTATATTCTTTGGTGAAGAAGCGGTACGGGGAGAAATCACTAAACTTATCGGGAGCATGATGGGGAAAGATGTTGGTAAGAGTCTTGAAGAAATGGTCGTAGCCGGCATGGTGGATAAAAAGAACATCGTTATGAAAATCATTGGAATCGTTACGCTTGTTTTTGGGGCCACTTCACTTTTCTTCCAATTTCAAAAATCCCTCAATAAACTGTGGGATATCGTGGCAACTCCTAAAAAGGCTTGGGAAAAATATCTTCTCGACCGTGCAAATTCTCTGGGGATGATTATTGTCATTGCATTTCTTATGCTCATTACCTTGCTGCTGAGTTCTTTCATCGGTCTTGCTAACGATTGGGTTATCCACCGTTTCGGGTTGGAAACCCTGGTTTTGGTGAATATTATTAATATTGTTGTAGGTTTTCTGGTTACACTATTTCTTCTCGCAGCTATGTTCAAAATTCTGCCGGATGTTGAGTTACAATGGAAATCCGTGTGGGTTGGAGCTGCAGTAACAGCTGCACTGTTTACACTTGGAAAGTATATCCTCACTTTTTATTTTGAAACGTTCAATCCCAGTTCGGCATTTGGTACGGCCGGGACTGTTATTTTACTGTTGTTGTGGATTAATTACACCTGTCAGATTATTTTCTTTGGTGCAGAATTCACTAAGGTCTACGCTAAAAAAATGGGGCATCAACTTAAACCTTCAAAACATGCAAAATGGAGCCCGCAAATAGTATCTAAAGAAGACTCGAAAAACATAGTAACTGCTGAAAAAACTCCTGATAAAACGGTGAAAGATTCGACGATTTAG
- a CDS encoding transporter produces the protein MNSFYFFLKLTFSVVCLPALCLAQQKHLNYSLFHPVPKEHMREMETDRPDVTESPYTIDAGHIQYETDVIRLIKEKSDMLKTSTLLINQANLKIGITGSTAIQVGFQTYGRQKETDLISNYVVKTDGIGDITFRIKQNVIGNDHGDFALAILPYLKLPTSKYDEESCLEGGLIVPMSYKLPGKWKLGLQVEVDRLKDLDQPEMHTEFLQTLTISHPLSKGIDWIAETYYTYNFKAHELSNFINAAIQMEVVKDFKLDIGINYGIQDTAAKHYFIGASYRH, from the coding sequence ATGAATAGTTTTTACTTTTTTTTAAAGTTAACGTTTAGTGTTGTATGCCTGCCAGCATTGTGCCTTGCACAGCAAAAGCATCTGAACTATTCACTTTTTCATCCTGTACCAAAGGAGCATATGAGAGAAATGGAAACTGACCGTCCGGATGTTACCGAATCTCCCTACACAATCGATGCAGGCCATATTCAATATGAAACGGATGTAATAAGGCTGATAAAAGAAAAGTCAGACATGCTGAAAACAAGCACATTACTAATCAATCAGGCCAACTTAAAAATTGGAATTACCGGAAGCACAGCCATACAGGTTGGTTTTCAAACCTACGGCCGGCAAAAGGAAACAGACCTAATTTCAAATTATGTAGTAAAAACTGACGGAATAGGTGATATAACATTCAGGATTAAACAGAATGTAATAGGAAACGACCATGGTGACTTTGCTCTGGCAATCCTTCCCTACCTCAAATTGCCTACTTCAAAATATGATGAAGAGAGCTGCCTGGAAGGTGGACTCATTGTACCTATGTCCTATAAGTTACCTGGAAAATGGAAATTGGGTCTACAGGTGGAAGTGGATAGACTCAAGGATCTGGATCAACCGGAAATGCATACTGAATTCCTGCAAACATTGACAATTAGTCATCCATTATCAAAAGGAATAGACTGGATAGCTGAAACTTATTACACCTATAATTTTAAAGCCCATGAGCTTTCCAATTTTATTAATGCTGCAATTCAAATGGAAGTTGTCAAAGACTTTAAATTAGATATTGGAATTAATTATGGAATACAAGATACCGCAGCGAAACATTATTTCATTGGTGCTTCTTACCGTCATTAA
- a CDS encoding GlsB/YeaQ/YmgE family stress response membrane protein yields MGILAWILFGLIVGAIAKFLMPGNQGGGWIITIILGIVGALVGGFIAGVLGIGDDGNPWDLGTIGISVLGAILVLIIYGAFTKKR; encoded by the coding sequence ATGGGAATTTTAGCATGGATCCTTTTTGGATTAATAGTAGGGGCAATTGCCAAGTTTTTAATGCCTGGAAACCAAGGCGGAGGATGGATTATAACCATTATTCTTGGAATAGTGGGCGCATTAGTAGGAGGTTTTATTGCAGGGGTACTCGGAATTGGGGATGATGGAAATCCCTGGGATCTGGGAACTATAGGAATCTCTGTTCTAGGAGCCATTCTTGTTCTGATCATTTATGGAGCCTTTACTAAAAAAAGATAA